Proteins from one Aspergillus nidulans FGSC A4 chromosome VIII genomic window:
- a CDS encoding uncharacterized protein (transcript_id=CADANIAT00001006), which translates to MTSCPLCLKCFSLTVRLLPPTKRPTILVLDGGGIRGIITLGFLKALESQVVGVGGLREAFDLNVGTSAGLDSWLNVGRLEGGLILSDVVVCGESVDEARARFITLARRIFRTRPLVHTLVGQSWDFLRSWLTDSRHDSEVLDDALQEAFSTLRRLFDTTPPLLSGIRVALTASQVDEDGSLCLFSNYRGVGRIHAQSAYKRQSSCFLLLLLPWIALKIYIADNETVHDAAWPRYGMNSVFCLASRPFIDAKQTHRYFTTKHLPNIGTFQDGGISANCPLRPLFARARSSGPDAHGQTSSLASGRTGYAHEQPANNAKTRRGFWSGGFVERAIHTFLQSPAVNSRRGWQDALDIIPENLRPDVFRLDREVAGDLPELDDSSALNGLFIIQPVVLHGRE; encoded by the exons ATGACCAGCTGTCCTTTATGTCTGAAGTGCTTTTCATTGACAGTCCGACTCCTCCCACCAACGAAACGGCCCACTATTCTTGTTCTCGACGGCGGCGGTATCCGCGGGATCATTACCCTAGGCTTCCTCAAAGCCCTAGAGAGTCAGGTTGTCGGCGTGGGAGGCTTGCGGGAGGCGTTTGATCTCAATGTAGGGACCAGTGCAG GTTTGGACAGCTGGCTTAACGTCGGACGTCTTGAAGGTGGGCTGATATTATCGGACGTGGTTGTCTGTGGAGAGAGCGTAGACGAGGCCCGGGCAAGGTTCATCACCTTGGCGCGGCGGATATTCCGAACTCGGCCACTTGTACACACTCTTGTCGGGCAGTCATGGGACTTTCTGAGAAGTTGGCTGACTGACAGCCGCCATGACTCGGAAGTCCTTGACGACGCTCTCCAAGAGGCTTTCAGTACCCTGCGCCGGCTGTTTGATACCACGCCGCCACTCTTGTCAGGTATTCGCGTGGCGCTAACAGCTAGTcaggttgatgaggatggatcaCTCTGCCTCTTCTCGAATTACCGTGGAGTAGGGCGCATACATGCTCAATCAGCATACAAA agacagagcagctgcttcctcctcctgctcttgcCCTGGATAGCTCTCAAGATATACATTGCTGATAATGAGACAGTGCATGATGCTGCGTGGCCGCGCTATGGTATGAACTCAGTATTCTGCCTAGCCAGTAGACCATTCATTGATGCAAAACAAACTCACAGGTATTTCACAACCAAGCATCTTCCAAATATTGGGACATTTCAAGATGGGGGTATCAGCGCCAATTGTCCGCTCAGGCCGCTATTCGCGAGGGCGAGATCATCTGGCCCGGATGCACACGGCCAGACCTCGTCATTAGCATCGGGACGGACAGGTTACGCTCATGAACAGCCCGCTAACAATGCTAAAACCCGGAGAGGGTTCTGGAGCGGGGGATTTGTCGAGCGAGCTATCCATACCTTCCTACAATCACCTGCTGTTAACAGCAGACGCGGATGGCAAGATGCACTGGATATCATCCCTGAGAATCTTCGGCCTGACGTATTCCGTCTTGATCGCGAGGTGGCCGGCGACCTCCCAGAGCTCGATGATTCGAGTGCGCTGAACGGTCTAT TTATCATTCAGCCGGTTGTCCTTCACGGCAGGGAATGA
- a CDS encoding flavin-containing monooxygenase (transcript_id=CADANIAT00001007): MPIIFPPLAVLPQLTLHPSVNADHLDVAKIVNDWLFSFTEKLSSGQQSNISSLFLEKESWFRDFVSFSWDFASHNGAAAICEYLAGSTSGFAEPKADQPGALRPQLVEIGGLQFVQAGFSFRNTFGTGRGVLRLANVEPEEWKAWTVFTVLERLNGQDELEATRAEKAEAQAGASGYGTEPSSVQSDDGGLQVLVVGAGQCGLALAAHLQNLGLNYLVVDKFSRPGDSWRARYDTVRLHTPIYTDHYPFLKYPASWPRYLDRAHVTKWMEHYEEIMGLNVRHSTLASNFRYNETSRVWTVDLQSKDCIQTVHAKHVVLATGLLGAIPNRPTFPGEASFKGQILHTSAHKSAALMPEALKKKITIIGSGTSAHDIAQDFVNHGAENVTMVQRGAMYVVSRDSMERIQLPLWNTPGVSLEDADLLSHSLPIAVARTLSVGESQMMSAKDKDMLDALEKAGMAVKRGDGDSLLDYQLIKGGHFYADQGACQMIIDGRIKVRQCEQGVQGYYEDGVILANGTKIESEVVILATGFELSTKLIERLMGEDVMNKVARICTLHNSQERIGVWKPTGVPGFWYMTGSFIWSRQFSGILALQIAAIERGMNTEYYESR, from the exons ATGCCTATTATATTTCCGCCATTGGCGGTGCTCCCGCAACTAACGCTCCACCCATCCGTGAATGCCGACCACCTCGACGTGGCCAAGATCGTCAACGATTGGCTGTTTTCCTTTACAGAGAAATTGTCCAGCGGCCAGCAAAGCAACATCTcaagcctcttcctcgaAAAAGAGTCGTGGTTTCGAGAtttcgtctctttctcgtGGGATTTCGCATCCCATAATGGCGCAGCGGCTATATGTGAGTACCTAGCCGGTTCGACGAGTGGATTTGCAGAGCCCAAAGCGGATCAGCCCGGCGCATTGCGACCGCAACTTGTGGAGATCGGTGGGTTGCAGTTCGTCCAGGCTGGGTTCAGCTTCAGAAATACTTTTGGTACCGGGAGGGGCGTTCTGAGATTGGCTAATGTGGAACCGGAGGAGTGGAAGGCTTGGACGGTGTTTACTGTGCTGGAGCGGTTAAACGGCCaagatgagctggaagcaACGAGGGCAGAGAAAGCGGAAGCGCAGGCTGGTGCTTCTGGTTATGGAACTGAGCCGTCCAGCGTCCAAAGCGATGACGGTGGCCTGCAGGTTTTGGTTGTTGGTGCAG GTCAGTGTGGACTCGCACTTGCCGCGCATTTGCAAAACCTAGGCCTCAACTATCTGGTCGTGGACAAATTTTCGCGTCCTGGGGACTCGTGGCGAGCCAGATATGACACCGTAAGATTACATACTCCCATCTATACGGACCACTATCCATTCCTGAAGTACCCAGCCAGCTGGCCGCGATATCTTGACCGGGCCCATGTTACAAAATGGATGGAGCACTATGAAGAGATCATGGGCCTCAACGTCAGGCACAGCACCCTTGCAAGTAATTTTCGTTACAATGAGACGTCACGGGTGTGGACAGTCGACCTCCAAAGCAAGGACTGTATACAGACTGTTCATGCTAAGCATGTCGTGCTTGCTACAGGGTTGCTGGGCGCAATCCCGAATCGCCCCACGTTCCCTGGGGAGGCTTCATTTAAAGGCCAGATCCTGCACACCTCGGCGCATAAATCGGCGGCGCTGATGCCGGAggccctgaagaagaagatcacAATCATTGGGTCTGGAACGAGTGCGCATGATATTGCTCAGGATTTCGTCAACCATGGGGCGGAGAATGTAACGATGGTGCAACGAGGCGCCATGTATGTTGTATCTCGGGATTCGATGGAGAGGATTCAATTACCGCTGTGGAACACTCCGGGGGTAAGCCTTGAGGATGCGGATCTTTTGAGCCACTCACTGCCAATAGCCGTTGCCCGGACTCTTAGTGTCGGAGAGTCGCAGATGATGTCGGCAAAAGACAAAGACATGTTAGATGCCCTGGAAAAAGCCGGAATGGCAGTTAAGAGGGGGGATGGAGACAGCCTTTTAGATTATCAGCTCATCAAGGGCGGACATTTCTACGCTGACCAGGGTGCATGCCAGATGATCATCGACGGGAGGATCAAGGTCCGGCAATGTGAGCAAGGCGTCCAGGGGTACTACGAAGACGGGGTAATCTTGGCCAATGGCACCAAGATCGAATCTGAGGTTGTTATACTGGCGACTGGTTTTGAGCTCAGTACTAAACTGATTGAACGCCTCATGGGCGAGGATGTTATGAACAAGGTGGCAAGAATATGCACCTTACACAACAGCCAGGAACGGATTGGG GTATGGAAACCGACTGGTGTACCGGGATTCTGGTACATGACCGGCAGCTTTATATGGTCGAGACAGTTCTCTGGCATCCTCGCGTTACAGATTGCTGCCATAGAACGGGGGATGAACACCGAGTACTACGAGTCGCGGTAG